In the genome of Neodiprion pinetum isolate iyNeoPine1 chromosome 2, iyNeoPine1.2, whole genome shotgun sequence, one region contains:
- the LOC124212756 gene encoding sodium-independent sulfate anion transporter isoform X8: MNMRKVVASVGEKGREMASQKCDPKELLRRRIPIVAWLPLYTWNKLFQDAMAGLTVGLTAIPQGIAYAVVAGLPAQYGLYSGFMGCFVYLILGGSKDITIGPTAIMALMVQSSVTKYGADGAVLMCFLSGCIIFLLGILHMGFLVNFISMPVISGFTNAAAVTIGSSQLKSLLGITVSGSGFVESIVGVFENITDTSLWDTLLGVVSILLLVGLKNLPANRSGNFWRKTMWVICLARNAVVVILATLVAYLLYLNDLQPFKLTGKITEGLPPFVPPPFSITYNNQTSDFPTIVKGFGSSLISLPLIAVLENIAIAKTFAKGRPLDATQEMTALGVCNILGSFFRSMPVTGSFTRTAVNNASGVQTQMGGIVTGALILLACGVLTSTFEFIPKSSLAAVIIVAMYYMLDFETFRVLWRTKKIDLMPLTVTLVSCVFLSLEDGMIIGIVVNLVLLLYFTARPGVLVQEETVDGISILIITPRQSLSFPAAEYLREQVIYRCKLSGETLPVVLDGRHVYRIDATVAKNLKYLQTDLESRKQMLIFWNWSPEVRQTLESYDSSLAQQFRTARTLDGMFVLQAEINAVRTE; the protein is encoded by the exons ATGAATATGCGGAAAGTTGTCGCGTCCGTCGGCGAGAaag gcagGGAAATGGCGTCTCAGAAATGTGACCCGAAGGAATTGCTTCGGCGCAGGATACCGATCGTCGCATGGCTGCCACTCTACACGTGGAATAAACTATTCCAGGATGCAATGGCCGGTCTCACCGTGGGACTAACTGCGATTCCTCAGGGAATAGCTTATGCAGTTGTTGCCGGACTACCCGCTCAG TACGGACTTTACAGCGGTTTTATGGGCTGTTTCGTCTATCTGATACTCGGCGGCAGCAAGGACATCACCATAGGACCAACGGCTATCATGGCTCTTATGGTTCAATCGAGTGTCACGAAGTATGGAGCAGACGGTGCT GTACTTATGTGCTTCTTGTCCGGCTGCATAATATTCCTACTTGGTATTCTCCACATGGGTTTTTTGGTGAATTTCATAAGCATGCCGGTTATATCCGGCTTCACAAACGCCGCAGCCGTAACAATCGGGTCTTCCCAGCTGAAATCATTGTTGGGAATAACGGTGAGCGGAAGTGGATTCGTCGAATCGATTGTCGGAGTATTTGAGAACATCACGGATACCAGTCTCTGGGATACTTTGCTGGGCGTTGTATCGATCCTCCTGCTTGTCGGACTCAAG AACCTTCCCGCAAATCGTAGTGGAAACTTTTGGAGGAAGACTATGTGGGTCATCTGCTTGGCGCGGAATGCCGTTGTCGTTATTCTCGCCACCCTAGTCGCCTACCTTCTCTACCTCAATGACCTCCAGCCGTTTAAACTTACCGGAAAAATTACCGAGGGCCTTCCACCCTTTGTTCCACCCCCCTTCTCGATCACCTACAACAATCAGACGAGCGATTTCCCAACCATCGTCAAGGGATTTGGGAGCAGCCTGATCTCCCTGCCGCTTATAGCCGTACTCGAGAACATCGCAATCGCGAAGACCTTCG CCAAGGGACGTCCCTTGGATGCCACCCAGGAAATGACCGCTCTTGGAGTCTGCAACATCCTCGGCAGCTTTTTTCGCTCCATGCCGGTTACCGGAAGCTTCACTCGGACGGCTGTCAACAATGCGTCAGGAGTCCAAACGCAAATGGGGGGCATCGTCACCGGCGCCCTGATCCTACTGGCCTGTGGAGTCCTCACTTCGACCTTCGAGTTCATTCCAAAGTCCAGCCTCGCTGCGGTCATCATCGTCGCCATGTACTACATGCTGGATTTCGAGACGTTCAGGGTACTCTGGAGGACTAAGA AGATCGATTTGATGCCGTTGACGGTGACGCTGGTCTCCTGTGTTTTCCTGAGCCTCGAGGACGGGATGATTATTGGAATTGTGGTAAACCTCGTGCTACTCTTATACTTTACGGCTCGTCCGGGAGTTCTGGTCCAGGAAGAAACGGTCGACGGCATCAGTATACTGATAATAACGCCGAGGCAATCCCTGAGTTTTCCAGCGGCTGAATATCTGCGGGAGCAAGTTATCTACAG GTGCAAATTGAGCGGGGAAACTCTTCCGGTTGTTCTGGACGGTCGTCACGTGTATCGCATCGACGCAACGGTAGCGAAAAATCTTAAGTACCTTCAGACCGATCTCGAGTCCAGGAAGCAGATGCTGATATTCTGGAACTGGAGTCCAGAGGTTCGGCAAACCCTCGAAAGCTACGACAGCTCGCTTGCCCAACAGTTCAGAACCGCACGGACGTTGGACGGGATGTTTGTTCTCCAAG CAGAAATCAACGCGGTTCGAACGGAATGA
- the LOC124212756 gene encoding sodium-independent sulfate anion transporter isoform X10: MYKFNFEGREMASQKCDPKELLRRRIPIVAWLPLYTWNKLFQDAMAGLTVGLTAIPQGIAYAVVAGLPAQYGLYSGFMGCFVYLILGGSKDITIGPTAIMALMVQSSVTKYGADGAVLMCFLSGCIIFLLGILHMGFLVNFISMPVISGFTNAAAVTIGSSQLKSLLGITVSGSGFVESIVGVFENITDTSLWDTLLGVVSILLLVGLKNLPANRSGNFWRKTMWVICLARNAVVVILATLVAYLLYLNDLQPFKLTGKITEGLPPFVPPPFSITYNNQTSDFPTIVKGFGSSLISLPLIAVLENIAIAKTFAKGRPLDATQEMTALGVCNILGSFFRSMPVTGSFTRTAVNNASGVQTQMGGIVTGALILLACGVLTSTFEFIPKSSLAAVIIVAMYYMLDFETFRVLWRTKKIDLMPLTVTLVSCVFLSLEDGMIIGIVVNLVLLLYFTARPGVLVQEETVDGISILIITPRQSLSFPAAEYLREQVIYRCKLSGETLPVVLDGRHVYRIDATVAKNLKYLQTDLESRKQMLIFWNWSPEVRQTLESYDSSLAQQFRTARTLDGMFVLQAEINAVRTE, encoded by the exons ATGTACAAGTTTAATTTCGAAG gcagGGAAATGGCGTCTCAGAAATGTGACCCGAAGGAATTGCTTCGGCGCAGGATACCGATCGTCGCATGGCTGCCACTCTACACGTGGAATAAACTATTCCAGGATGCAATGGCCGGTCTCACCGTGGGACTAACTGCGATTCCTCAGGGAATAGCTTATGCAGTTGTTGCCGGACTACCCGCTCAG TACGGACTTTACAGCGGTTTTATGGGCTGTTTCGTCTATCTGATACTCGGCGGCAGCAAGGACATCACCATAGGACCAACGGCTATCATGGCTCTTATGGTTCAATCGAGTGTCACGAAGTATGGAGCAGACGGTGCT GTACTTATGTGCTTCTTGTCCGGCTGCATAATATTCCTACTTGGTATTCTCCACATGGGTTTTTTGGTGAATTTCATAAGCATGCCGGTTATATCCGGCTTCACAAACGCCGCAGCCGTAACAATCGGGTCTTCCCAGCTGAAATCATTGTTGGGAATAACGGTGAGCGGAAGTGGATTCGTCGAATCGATTGTCGGAGTATTTGAGAACATCACGGATACCAGTCTCTGGGATACTTTGCTGGGCGTTGTATCGATCCTCCTGCTTGTCGGACTCAAG AACCTTCCCGCAAATCGTAGTGGAAACTTTTGGAGGAAGACTATGTGGGTCATCTGCTTGGCGCGGAATGCCGTTGTCGTTATTCTCGCCACCCTAGTCGCCTACCTTCTCTACCTCAATGACCTCCAGCCGTTTAAACTTACCGGAAAAATTACCGAGGGCCTTCCACCCTTTGTTCCACCCCCCTTCTCGATCACCTACAACAATCAGACGAGCGATTTCCCAACCATCGTCAAGGGATTTGGGAGCAGCCTGATCTCCCTGCCGCTTATAGCCGTACTCGAGAACATCGCAATCGCGAAGACCTTCG CCAAGGGACGTCCCTTGGATGCCACCCAGGAAATGACCGCTCTTGGAGTCTGCAACATCCTCGGCAGCTTTTTTCGCTCCATGCCGGTTACCGGAAGCTTCACTCGGACGGCTGTCAACAATGCGTCAGGAGTCCAAACGCAAATGGGGGGCATCGTCACCGGCGCCCTGATCCTACTGGCCTGTGGAGTCCTCACTTCGACCTTCGAGTTCATTCCAAAGTCCAGCCTCGCTGCGGTCATCATCGTCGCCATGTACTACATGCTGGATTTCGAGACGTTCAGGGTACTCTGGAGGACTAAGA AGATCGATTTGATGCCGTTGACGGTGACGCTGGTCTCCTGTGTTTTCCTGAGCCTCGAGGACGGGATGATTATTGGAATTGTGGTAAACCTCGTGCTACTCTTATACTTTACGGCTCGTCCGGGAGTTCTGGTCCAGGAAGAAACGGTCGACGGCATCAGTATACTGATAATAACGCCGAGGCAATCCCTGAGTTTTCCAGCGGCTGAATATCTGCGGGAGCAAGTTATCTACAG GTGCAAATTGAGCGGGGAAACTCTTCCGGTTGTTCTGGACGGTCGTCACGTGTATCGCATCGACGCAACGGTAGCGAAAAATCTTAAGTACCTTCAGACCGATCTCGAGTCCAGGAAGCAGATGCTGATATTCTGGAACTGGAGTCCAGAGGTTCGGCAAACCCTCGAAAGCTACGACAGCTCGCTTGCCCAACAGTTCAGAACCGCACGGACGTTGGACGGGATGTTTGTTCTCCAAG CAGAAATCAACGCGGTTCGAACGGAATGA
- the LOC124212756 gene encoding sodium-independent sulfate anion transporter isoform X11, which translates to MRLSLSREMASQKCDPKELLRRRIPIVAWLPLYTWNKLFQDAMAGLTVGLTAIPQGIAYAVVAGLPAQYGLYSGFMGCFVYLILGGSKDITIGPTAIMALMVQSSVTKYGADGAVLMCFLSGCIIFLLGILHMGFLVNFISMPVISGFTNAAAVTIGSSQLKSLLGITVSGSGFVESIVGVFENITDTSLWDTLLGVVSILLLVGLKNLPANRSGNFWRKTMWVICLARNAVVVILATLVAYLLYLNDLQPFKLTGKITEGLPPFVPPPFSITYNNQTSDFPTIVKGFGSSLISLPLIAVLENIAIAKTFAKGRPLDATQEMTALGVCNILGSFFRSMPVTGSFTRTAVNNASGVQTQMGGIVTGALILLACGVLTSTFEFIPKSSLAAVIIVAMYYMLDFETFRVLWRTKKIDLMPLTVTLVSCVFLSLEDGMIIGIVVNLVLLLYFTARPGVLVQEETVDGISILIITPRQSLSFPAAEYLREQVIYRCKLSGETLPVVLDGRHVYRIDATVAKNLKYLQTDLESRKQMLIFWNWSPEVRQTLESYDSSLAQQFRTARTLDGMFVLQAEINAVRTE; encoded by the exons ATGCGTTTAAGTTTAA gcagGGAAATGGCGTCTCAGAAATGTGACCCGAAGGAATTGCTTCGGCGCAGGATACCGATCGTCGCATGGCTGCCACTCTACACGTGGAATAAACTATTCCAGGATGCAATGGCCGGTCTCACCGTGGGACTAACTGCGATTCCTCAGGGAATAGCTTATGCAGTTGTTGCCGGACTACCCGCTCAG TACGGACTTTACAGCGGTTTTATGGGCTGTTTCGTCTATCTGATACTCGGCGGCAGCAAGGACATCACCATAGGACCAACGGCTATCATGGCTCTTATGGTTCAATCGAGTGTCACGAAGTATGGAGCAGACGGTGCT GTACTTATGTGCTTCTTGTCCGGCTGCATAATATTCCTACTTGGTATTCTCCACATGGGTTTTTTGGTGAATTTCATAAGCATGCCGGTTATATCCGGCTTCACAAACGCCGCAGCCGTAACAATCGGGTCTTCCCAGCTGAAATCATTGTTGGGAATAACGGTGAGCGGAAGTGGATTCGTCGAATCGATTGTCGGAGTATTTGAGAACATCACGGATACCAGTCTCTGGGATACTTTGCTGGGCGTTGTATCGATCCTCCTGCTTGTCGGACTCAAG AACCTTCCCGCAAATCGTAGTGGAAACTTTTGGAGGAAGACTATGTGGGTCATCTGCTTGGCGCGGAATGCCGTTGTCGTTATTCTCGCCACCCTAGTCGCCTACCTTCTCTACCTCAATGACCTCCAGCCGTTTAAACTTACCGGAAAAATTACCGAGGGCCTTCCACCCTTTGTTCCACCCCCCTTCTCGATCACCTACAACAATCAGACGAGCGATTTCCCAACCATCGTCAAGGGATTTGGGAGCAGCCTGATCTCCCTGCCGCTTATAGCCGTACTCGAGAACATCGCAATCGCGAAGACCTTCG CCAAGGGACGTCCCTTGGATGCCACCCAGGAAATGACCGCTCTTGGAGTCTGCAACATCCTCGGCAGCTTTTTTCGCTCCATGCCGGTTACCGGAAGCTTCACTCGGACGGCTGTCAACAATGCGTCAGGAGTCCAAACGCAAATGGGGGGCATCGTCACCGGCGCCCTGATCCTACTGGCCTGTGGAGTCCTCACTTCGACCTTCGAGTTCATTCCAAAGTCCAGCCTCGCTGCGGTCATCATCGTCGCCATGTACTACATGCTGGATTTCGAGACGTTCAGGGTACTCTGGAGGACTAAGA AGATCGATTTGATGCCGTTGACGGTGACGCTGGTCTCCTGTGTTTTCCTGAGCCTCGAGGACGGGATGATTATTGGAATTGTGGTAAACCTCGTGCTACTCTTATACTTTACGGCTCGTCCGGGAGTTCTGGTCCAGGAAGAAACGGTCGACGGCATCAGTATACTGATAATAACGCCGAGGCAATCCCTGAGTTTTCCAGCGGCTGAATATCTGCGGGAGCAAGTTATCTACAG GTGCAAATTGAGCGGGGAAACTCTTCCGGTTGTTCTGGACGGTCGTCACGTGTATCGCATCGACGCAACGGTAGCGAAAAATCTTAAGTACCTTCAGACCGATCTCGAGTCCAGGAAGCAGATGCTGATATTCTGGAACTGGAGTCCAGAGGTTCGGCAAACCCTCGAAAGCTACGACAGCTCGCTTGCCCAACAGTTCAGAACCGCACGGACGTTGGACGGGATGTTTGTTCTCCAAG CAGAAATCAACGCGGTTCGAACGGAATGA
- the LOC124212756 gene encoding sodium-independent sulfate anion transporter isoform X9, producing the protein MSYYAVPTRREMASQKCDPKELLRRRIPIVAWLPLYTWNKLFQDAMAGLTVGLTAIPQGIAYAVVAGLPAQYGLYSGFMGCFVYLILGGSKDITIGPTAIMALMVQSSVTKYGADGAVLMCFLSGCIIFLLGILHMGFLVNFISMPVISGFTNAAAVTIGSSQLKSLLGITVSGSGFVESIVGVFENITDTSLWDTLLGVVSILLLVGLKNLPANRSGNFWRKTMWVICLARNAVVVILATLVAYLLYLNDLQPFKLTGKITEGLPPFVPPPFSITYNNQTSDFPTIVKGFGSSLISLPLIAVLENIAIAKTFAKGRPLDATQEMTALGVCNILGSFFRSMPVTGSFTRTAVNNASGVQTQMGGIVTGALILLACGVLTSTFEFIPKSSLAAVIIVAMYYMLDFETFRVLWRTKKIDLMPLTVTLVSCVFLSLEDGMIIGIVVNLVLLLYFTARPGVLVQEETVDGISILIITPRQSLSFPAAEYLREQVIYRCKLSGETLPVVLDGRHVYRIDATVAKNLKYLQTDLESRKQMLIFWNWSPEVRQTLESYDSSLAQQFRTARTLDGMFVLQAEINAVRTE; encoded by the exons gcagGGAAATGGCGTCTCAGAAATGTGACCCGAAGGAATTGCTTCGGCGCAGGATACCGATCGTCGCATGGCTGCCACTCTACACGTGGAATAAACTATTCCAGGATGCAATGGCCGGTCTCACCGTGGGACTAACTGCGATTCCTCAGGGAATAGCTTATGCAGTTGTTGCCGGACTACCCGCTCAG TACGGACTTTACAGCGGTTTTATGGGCTGTTTCGTCTATCTGATACTCGGCGGCAGCAAGGACATCACCATAGGACCAACGGCTATCATGGCTCTTATGGTTCAATCGAGTGTCACGAAGTATGGAGCAGACGGTGCT GTACTTATGTGCTTCTTGTCCGGCTGCATAATATTCCTACTTGGTATTCTCCACATGGGTTTTTTGGTGAATTTCATAAGCATGCCGGTTATATCCGGCTTCACAAACGCCGCAGCCGTAACAATCGGGTCTTCCCAGCTGAAATCATTGTTGGGAATAACGGTGAGCGGAAGTGGATTCGTCGAATCGATTGTCGGAGTATTTGAGAACATCACGGATACCAGTCTCTGGGATACTTTGCTGGGCGTTGTATCGATCCTCCTGCTTGTCGGACTCAAG AACCTTCCCGCAAATCGTAGTGGAAACTTTTGGAGGAAGACTATGTGGGTCATCTGCTTGGCGCGGAATGCCGTTGTCGTTATTCTCGCCACCCTAGTCGCCTACCTTCTCTACCTCAATGACCTCCAGCCGTTTAAACTTACCGGAAAAATTACCGAGGGCCTTCCACCCTTTGTTCCACCCCCCTTCTCGATCACCTACAACAATCAGACGAGCGATTTCCCAACCATCGTCAAGGGATTTGGGAGCAGCCTGATCTCCCTGCCGCTTATAGCCGTACTCGAGAACATCGCAATCGCGAAGACCTTCG CCAAGGGACGTCCCTTGGATGCCACCCAGGAAATGACCGCTCTTGGAGTCTGCAACATCCTCGGCAGCTTTTTTCGCTCCATGCCGGTTACCGGAAGCTTCACTCGGACGGCTGTCAACAATGCGTCAGGAGTCCAAACGCAAATGGGGGGCATCGTCACCGGCGCCCTGATCCTACTGGCCTGTGGAGTCCTCACTTCGACCTTCGAGTTCATTCCAAAGTCCAGCCTCGCTGCGGTCATCATCGTCGCCATGTACTACATGCTGGATTTCGAGACGTTCAGGGTACTCTGGAGGACTAAGA AGATCGATTTGATGCCGTTGACGGTGACGCTGGTCTCCTGTGTTTTCCTGAGCCTCGAGGACGGGATGATTATTGGAATTGTGGTAAACCTCGTGCTACTCTTATACTTTACGGCTCGTCCGGGAGTTCTGGTCCAGGAAGAAACGGTCGACGGCATCAGTATACTGATAATAACGCCGAGGCAATCCCTGAGTTTTCCAGCGGCTGAATATCTGCGGGAGCAAGTTATCTACAG GTGCAAATTGAGCGGGGAAACTCTTCCGGTTGTTCTGGACGGTCGTCACGTGTATCGCATCGACGCAACGGTAGCGAAAAATCTTAAGTACCTTCAGACCGATCTCGAGTCCAGGAAGCAGATGCTGATATTCTGGAACTGGAGTCCAGAGGTTCGGCAAACCCTCGAAAGCTACGACAGCTCGCTTGCCCAACAGTTCAGAACCGCACGGACGTTGGACGGGATGTTTGTTCTCCAAG CAGAAATCAACGCGGTTCGAACGGAATGA
- the LOC124212756 gene encoding sodium-independent sulfate anion transporter isoform X7 — MIVTYQQSVLVLHTQLHTSREMASQKCDPKELLRRRIPIVAWLPLYTWNKLFQDAMAGLTVGLTAIPQGIAYAVVAGLPAQYGLYSGFMGCFVYLILGGSKDITIGPTAIMALMVQSSVTKYGADGAVLMCFLSGCIIFLLGILHMGFLVNFISMPVISGFTNAAAVTIGSSQLKSLLGITVSGSGFVESIVGVFENITDTSLWDTLLGVVSILLLVGLKNLPANRSGNFWRKTMWVICLARNAVVVILATLVAYLLYLNDLQPFKLTGKITEGLPPFVPPPFSITYNNQTSDFPTIVKGFGSSLISLPLIAVLENIAIAKTFAKGRPLDATQEMTALGVCNILGSFFRSMPVTGSFTRTAVNNASGVQTQMGGIVTGALILLACGVLTSTFEFIPKSSLAAVIIVAMYYMLDFETFRVLWRTKKIDLMPLTVTLVSCVFLSLEDGMIIGIVVNLVLLLYFTARPGVLVQEETVDGISILIITPRQSLSFPAAEYLREQVIYRCKLSGETLPVVLDGRHVYRIDATVAKNLKYLQTDLESRKQMLIFWNWSPEVRQTLESYDSSLAQQFRTARTLDGMFVLQAEINAVRTE, encoded by the exons gcagGGAAATGGCGTCTCAGAAATGTGACCCGAAGGAATTGCTTCGGCGCAGGATACCGATCGTCGCATGGCTGCCACTCTACACGTGGAATAAACTATTCCAGGATGCAATGGCCGGTCTCACCGTGGGACTAACTGCGATTCCTCAGGGAATAGCTTATGCAGTTGTTGCCGGACTACCCGCTCAG TACGGACTTTACAGCGGTTTTATGGGCTGTTTCGTCTATCTGATACTCGGCGGCAGCAAGGACATCACCATAGGACCAACGGCTATCATGGCTCTTATGGTTCAATCGAGTGTCACGAAGTATGGAGCAGACGGTGCT GTACTTATGTGCTTCTTGTCCGGCTGCATAATATTCCTACTTGGTATTCTCCACATGGGTTTTTTGGTGAATTTCATAAGCATGCCGGTTATATCCGGCTTCACAAACGCCGCAGCCGTAACAATCGGGTCTTCCCAGCTGAAATCATTGTTGGGAATAACGGTGAGCGGAAGTGGATTCGTCGAATCGATTGTCGGAGTATTTGAGAACATCACGGATACCAGTCTCTGGGATACTTTGCTGGGCGTTGTATCGATCCTCCTGCTTGTCGGACTCAAG AACCTTCCCGCAAATCGTAGTGGAAACTTTTGGAGGAAGACTATGTGGGTCATCTGCTTGGCGCGGAATGCCGTTGTCGTTATTCTCGCCACCCTAGTCGCCTACCTTCTCTACCTCAATGACCTCCAGCCGTTTAAACTTACCGGAAAAATTACCGAGGGCCTTCCACCCTTTGTTCCACCCCCCTTCTCGATCACCTACAACAATCAGACGAGCGATTTCCCAACCATCGTCAAGGGATTTGGGAGCAGCCTGATCTCCCTGCCGCTTATAGCCGTACTCGAGAACATCGCAATCGCGAAGACCTTCG CCAAGGGACGTCCCTTGGATGCCACCCAGGAAATGACCGCTCTTGGAGTCTGCAACATCCTCGGCAGCTTTTTTCGCTCCATGCCGGTTACCGGAAGCTTCACTCGGACGGCTGTCAACAATGCGTCAGGAGTCCAAACGCAAATGGGGGGCATCGTCACCGGCGCCCTGATCCTACTGGCCTGTGGAGTCCTCACTTCGACCTTCGAGTTCATTCCAAAGTCCAGCCTCGCTGCGGTCATCATCGTCGCCATGTACTACATGCTGGATTTCGAGACGTTCAGGGTACTCTGGAGGACTAAGA AGATCGATTTGATGCCGTTGACGGTGACGCTGGTCTCCTGTGTTTTCCTGAGCCTCGAGGACGGGATGATTATTGGAATTGTGGTAAACCTCGTGCTACTCTTATACTTTACGGCTCGTCCGGGAGTTCTGGTCCAGGAAGAAACGGTCGACGGCATCAGTATACTGATAATAACGCCGAGGCAATCCCTGAGTTTTCCAGCGGCTGAATATCTGCGGGAGCAAGTTATCTACAG GTGCAAATTGAGCGGGGAAACTCTTCCGGTTGTTCTGGACGGTCGTCACGTGTATCGCATCGACGCAACGGTAGCGAAAAATCTTAAGTACCTTCAGACCGATCTCGAGTCCAGGAAGCAGATGCTGATATTCTGGAACTGGAGTCCAGAGGTTCGGCAAACCCTCGAAAGCTACGACAGCTCGCTTGCCCAACAGTTCAGAACCGCACGGACGTTGGACGGGATGTTTGTTCTCCAAG CAGAAATCAACGCGGTTCGAACGGAATGA
- the LOC124212756 gene encoding sodium-independent sulfate anion transporter isoform X6, producing the protein MPSSDVRLENDGEPSPLLRREMASQKCDPKELLRRRIPIVAWLPLYTWNKLFQDAMAGLTVGLTAIPQGIAYAVVAGLPAQYGLYSGFMGCFVYLILGGSKDITIGPTAIMALMVQSSVTKYGADGAVLMCFLSGCIIFLLGILHMGFLVNFISMPVISGFTNAAAVTIGSSQLKSLLGITVSGSGFVESIVGVFENITDTSLWDTLLGVVSILLLVGLKNLPANRSGNFWRKTMWVICLARNAVVVILATLVAYLLYLNDLQPFKLTGKITEGLPPFVPPPFSITYNNQTSDFPTIVKGFGSSLISLPLIAVLENIAIAKTFAKGRPLDATQEMTALGVCNILGSFFRSMPVTGSFTRTAVNNASGVQTQMGGIVTGALILLACGVLTSTFEFIPKSSLAAVIIVAMYYMLDFETFRVLWRTKKIDLMPLTVTLVSCVFLSLEDGMIIGIVVNLVLLLYFTARPGVLVQEETVDGISILIITPRQSLSFPAAEYLREQVIYRCKLSGETLPVVLDGRHVYRIDATVAKNLKYLQTDLESRKQMLIFWNWSPEVRQTLESYDSSLAQQFRTARTLDGMFVLQAEINAVRTE; encoded by the exons gcagGGAAATGGCGTCTCAGAAATGTGACCCGAAGGAATTGCTTCGGCGCAGGATACCGATCGTCGCATGGCTGCCACTCTACACGTGGAATAAACTATTCCAGGATGCAATGGCCGGTCTCACCGTGGGACTAACTGCGATTCCTCAGGGAATAGCTTATGCAGTTGTTGCCGGACTACCCGCTCAG TACGGACTTTACAGCGGTTTTATGGGCTGTTTCGTCTATCTGATACTCGGCGGCAGCAAGGACATCACCATAGGACCAACGGCTATCATGGCTCTTATGGTTCAATCGAGTGTCACGAAGTATGGAGCAGACGGTGCT GTACTTATGTGCTTCTTGTCCGGCTGCATAATATTCCTACTTGGTATTCTCCACATGGGTTTTTTGGTGAATTTCATAAGCATGCCGGTTATATCCGGCTTCACAAACGCCGCAGCCGTAACAATCGGGTCTTCCCAGCTGAAATCATTGTTGGGAATAACGGTGAGCGGAAGTGGATTCGTCGAATCGATTGTCGGAGTATTTGAGAACATCACGGATACCAGTCTCTGGGATACTTTGCTGGGCGTTGTATCGATCCTCCTGCTTGTCGGACTCAAG AACCTTCCCGCAAATCGTAGTGGAAACTTTTGGAGGAAGACTATGTGGGTCATCTGCTTGGCGCGGAATGCCGTTGTCGTTATTCTCGCCACCCTAGTCGCCTACCTTCTCTACCTCAATGACCTCCAGCCGTTTAAACTTACCGGAAAAATTACCGAGGGCCTTCCACCCTTTGTTCCACCCCCCTTCTCGATCACCTACAACAATCAGACGAGCGATTTCCCAACCATCGTCAAGGGATTTGGGAGCAGCCTGATCTCCCTGCCGCTTATAGCCGTACTCGAGAACATCGCAATCGCGAAGACCTTCG CCAAGGGACGTCCCTTGGATGCCACCCAGGAAATGACCGCTCTTGGAGTCTGCAACATCCTCGGCAGCTTTTTTCGCTCCATGCCGGTTACCGGAAGCTTCACTCGGACGGCTGTCAACAATGCGTCAGGAGTCCAAACGCAAATGGGGGGCATCGTCACCGGCGCCCTGATCCTACTGGCCTGTGGAGTCCTCACTTCGACCTTCGAGTTCATTCCAAAGTCCAGCCTCGCTGCGGTCATCATCGTCGCCATGTACTACATGCTGGATTTCGAGACGTTCAGGGTACTCTGGAGGACTAAGA AGATCGATTTGATGCCGTTGACGGTGACGCTGGTCTCCTGTGTTTTCCTGAGCCTCGAGGACGGGATGATTATTGGAATTGTGGTAAACCTCGTGCTACTCTTATACTTTACGGCTCGTCCGGGAGTTCTGGTCCAGGAAGAAACGGTCGACGGCATCAGTATACTGATAATAACGCCGAGGCAATCCCTGAGTTTTCCAGCGGCTGAATATCTGCGGGAGCAAGTTATCTACAG GTGCAAATTGAGCGGGGAAACTCTTCCGGTTGTTCTGGACGGTCGTCACGTGTATCGCATCGACGCAACGGTAGCGAAAAATCTTAAGTACCTTCAGACCGATCTCGAGTCCAGGAAGCAGATGCTGATATTCTGGAACTGGAGTCCAGAGGTTCGGCAAACCCTCGAAAGCTACGACAGCTCGCTTGCCCAACAGTTCAGAACCGCACGGACGTTGGACGGGATGTTTGTTCTCCAAG CAGAAATCAACGCGGTTCGAACGGAATGA